From one Shewanella sp. GD04112 genomic stretch:
- a CDS encoding efflux RND transporter periplasmic adaptor subunit, with the protein MMKTLLRRLSPLFILLLFVVGAIALMSTKEAPEQKPEEMPVPIVDVTQVEQQTVSLNLPSYGVVTPKYKTQLVTEVQGRMLSISPQFVAGGIVKKGDQLAQIEPSDYEADLMQAEATLAQATAALNEEIARGEVAKIEFKGYDKGLPPELGLRIPQLKKEQANVKYAQAALARAQRNLERTVIRAPFDGIIKARNVDLGQYVTLGTNLGELYDTSIAEIRLPISNDDLAYLESVDHPDTQVTLSASLAGKENTWMGNIIRSEGVIDADNRMVYLVAEIKDPYLREHKTQGSLPLKYGSFVNAVIKGRTVDGIVKLPRHVVRNEHVALINEQNIVEMRHVNVVRSDLENVFIKDSLKTGERVAITHFSNMANGQLVKIIGEDAKPVQTPTPKEDAPESSLAAAGVN; encoded by the coding sequence ATGATGAAAACTTTACTCAGGAGATTATCTCCTCTGTTTATACTGCTGTTATTTGTTGTTGGTGCGATAGCACTGATGTCAACTAAGGAAGCCCCCGAACAAAAACCTGAAGAAATGCCAGTACCTATCGTCGATGTCACTCAGGTTGAGCAGCAAACGGTATCGCTTAATCTTCCTTCCTACGGCGTGGTTACCCCTAAATATAAGACGCAACTGGTGACCGAAGTCCAAGGGCGGATGCTGAGCATTTCGCCGCAATTTGTGGCTGGTGGCATAGTGAAGAAAGGCGACCAATTAGCCCAAATCGAACCTTCGGATTACGAAGCCGATTTAATGCAAGCCGAAGCCACCTTGGCTCAGGCAACCGCGGCGCTCAATGAAGAAATCGCCCGTGGCGAAGTCGCTAAAATCGAATTTAAAGGCTACGACAAAGGCTTACCGCCAGAGCTGGGGTTACGTATTCCACAGCTGAAAAAAGAGCAAGCCAACGTTAAATATGCCCAGGCCGCACTGGCACGCGCCCAGCGTAACTTAGAGCGCACGGTTATCCGCGCGCCCTTTGATGGCATTATCAAGGCCAGAAATGTCGATTTAGGTCAGTACGTGACATTAGGCACTAATTTGGGTGAACTGTACGACACTAGCATTGCCGAAATTCGTCTGCCTATCTCTAACGATGATTTAGCCTATTTGGAATCCGTCGATCACCCCGATACCCAAGTCACCTTAAGCGCCTCTTTGGCGGGTAAGGAAAACACTTGGATGGGTAATATTATTCGTAGCGAAGGCGTGATTGATGCCGATAACCGCATGGTTTACCTCGTCGCCGAGATTAAAGACCCTTACCTACGTGAGCATAAAACCCAAGGCAGTTTACCGCTGAAATACGGCAGCTTTGTGAATGCCGTGATTAAGGGCCGCACCGTCGATGGCATAGTTAAACTGCCTCGCCACGTGGTGCGTAACGAGCATGTGGCCTTAATTAACGAGCAAAATATTGTCGAGATGCGCCATGTGAATGTCGTGCGTAGCGATCTTGAAAATGTGTTCATCAAGGACAGCTTAAAAACCGGTGAGCGCGTTGCCATCACTCACTTTAGCAATATGGCGAATGGCCAGTTGGTCAAAATCATAGGTGAAGATGCCAAGCCGGTGCAGACCCCCACACCTAAGGAAGATGCTCCTGAGTCGAGTCTTGCGGCCGCTGGAGTGAACTAA
- the srmB gene encoding ATP-dependent RNA helicase SrmB, protein MQFEDFQLDPSLLESLKAMGHLSPTTIQQETLPHALEQRDILARAPTGTGKTASFLLPALQHLIDFPRRYSGHARILILTPTRELASQIHRYACHLATGQGLNIAIITGGVPYGPQEEALKDNIDILVATPGRLMEYLDRGKFSAESVDILIIDEADRMLDMGFSAVVKAIAMEAQGRKQNMLFSATLEGSGVIRFAREVLNDPIEIDVDAPRKEKAKIHQWIHLADDKEHKIALLCHLLKQEEVKRAIVFVKTRDVVSSLEGQLLKAGIPCAFMRGDMEQKKRFQALSRFTKGEVNVLLATDVAARGIDIDDITHVINFDMPRSADSYIHRIGRTGRAGAKGTAISLAEAHDMRIVGKIERYIEQPLKRRIIEELRPKHKEARVPTKKKAKVKAKEAAKRTSKKEAAKKATKIARKKQA, encoded by the coding sequence ATGCAATTTGAAGATTTTCAGCTTGACCCTAGCTTATTAGAGTCACTTAAAGCCATGGGGCACCTGTCGCCCACCACCATCCAGCAAGAAACCCTGCCACATGCCCTCGAGCAGCGGGATATTTTGGCGCGCGCCCCGACGGGTACAGGTAAAACCGCCAGTTTCTTATTGCCTGCGTTACAACACTTAATCGACTTTCCCCGTCGCTATTCTGGCCATGCGCGAATTTTGATCCTGACGCCAACCCGTGAGTTAGCCAGCCAAATTCACCGTTATGCCTGCCACTTAGCCACAGGCCAAGGGCTGAATATCGCCATCATCACTGGTGGTGTGCCCTATGGTCCGCAGGAAGAAGCACTAAAAGACAATATCGATATTCTGGTCGCGACTCCTGGTCGTCTGATGGAATATTTAGATAGAGGCAAATTCAGCGCAGAATCGGTCGACATATTGATCATCGACGAAGCCGACCGCATGCTCGATATGGGTTTCTCCGCCGTGGTGAAGGCCATTGCCATGGAAGCCCAAGGTCGTAAGCAAAATATGCTGTTTTCGGCCACCCTCGAAGGCAGCGGCGTTATCCGTTTTGCCCGCGAAGTGCTTAACGATCCTATCGAAATCGATGTCGACGCTCCGCGCAAAGAAAAGGCCAAGATCCACCAATGGATCCACCTTGCCGATGATAAAGAACATAAGATTGCCCTGCTGTGCCATCTGCTCAAACAGGAAGAAGTTAAACGCGCCATCGTATTCGTAAAGACTCGCGATGTGGTTTCTAGCCTCGAAGGTCAGTTGCTGAAAGCCGGTATTCCCTGCGCCTTTATGCGTGGCGATATGGAACAGAAGAAACGCTTCCAAGCCTTAAGCCGCTTTACCAAAGGCGAAGTGAATGTGTTACTGGCAACCGATGTAGCCGCTCGTGGTATCGATATCGACGATATCACCCATGTGATTAACTTTGACATGCCACGTTCTGCCGATAGTTACATCCACCGCATTGGCCGTACTGGCCGCGCGGGCGCGAAAGGAACGGCGATTTCATTAGCCGAAGCTCACGATATGCGCATTGTCGGTAAGATTGAGCGTTATATCGAGCAGCCGCTTAAGCGCCGTATTATTGAGGAACTGCGTCCTAAGCACAAAGAAGCGCGTGTACCGACCAAGAAAAAAGCGAAGGTGAAAGCCAAAGAAGCGGCCAAGCGAACCAGCAAGAAAGAGGCAGCGAAAAAGGCCACTAAAATTGCCCGCAAGAAGCAAGCTTAA
- a CDS encoding helix-turn-helix domain-containing protein, protein MQVGGCWFDRERGLLVEQARDESWHLPRAELQVLSLLVEHQGKLVSKHELKTGDGAHPPLTDTSLARAVFMIRSFLGPQYEGLIETVKGQGYLLHCTQGQKLKSLRYPRLQSLPWWSVLLVFGFMLAISGFYLSRIDHSVPTQPLLSTDLPLASGQHIRLHLYANSKTNNTLLFELGDRLGQGLSRCGHSDWSEVYSSLSHDKQVLNITMRGYKLGQSVIRNLKISDFRRPKEFIDVNWLQEVGICG, encoded by the coding sequence ATGCAGGTGGGGGGCTGTTGGTTTGACCGTGAGCGTGGCTTACTCGTCGAACAGGCTCGTGATGAATCTTGGCACCTTCCCCGTGCCGAGTTGCAAGTGTTGAGCCTGTTGGTTGAACATCAAGGCAAACTGGTCTCCAAGCATGAGCTGAAGACTGGCGATGGGGCGCATCCTCCTTTGACTGACACTTCGTTAGCGCGGGCGGTCTTTATGATCCGCTCCTTCCTCGGGCCCCAATATGAGGGGCTGATTGAAACCGTCAAGGGTCAAGGCTATCTGCTGCACTGTACCCAAGGGCAAAAGCTAAAAAGCTTGCGTTATCCTAGGCTGCAATCCTTACCTTGGTGGAGTGTGTTGCTGGTTTTTGGATTTATGCTCGCGATTTCAGGCTTTTATCTTAGCCGCATCGACCACAGCGTGCCGACGCAGCCTTTGCTCTCTACCGATTTGCCCTTAGCCTCGGGTCAACATATTCGGCTGCATTTGTATGCCAACTCGAAAACCAACAATACCCTATTGTTTGAGTTAGGCGATCGCTTAGGCCAAGGGTTGAGTCGCTGCGGCCATAGTGATTGGTCCGAAGTGTATTCCTCTCTCTCCCACGATAAACAGGTGCTCAACATTACTATGCGGGGTTATAAACTCGGACAATCGGTGATCCGCAACTTGAAGATCAGCGACTTCAGACGACCGAAGGAATTTATCGATGTGAACTGGCTACAGGAGGTTGGGATCTGTGGCTAA
- a CDS encoding TatD family nuclease-associated radical SAM protein: MPNSHSAPIHPAPIKATETLANGNTTAEVCTNETCASETLVYDIRRSRYLNITGRCTLRCAFCPKHNGSKQIHEYQLALTHQPKPEEIIPLLGEVEDFEEYVFCGYGEPTMNLPTLLAVAKEIKRRGGRVRVNTDGLGNLVHRRNILPELAECVDGLSISLNADNEAAYNQHCRPKLAGSYAAVNAFIALAPHYIERVQVSAIEGLEGVDIDLCREQVLASGCEFKHRVLGALG, from the coding sequence ATGCCAAACTCACATTCTGCCCCAATCCATCCCGCCCCCATTAAAGCCACTGAAACCTTAGCCAATGGCAACACCACGGCGGAAGTGTGCACAAATGAAACCTGCGCCAGTGAAACCTTAGTCTATGATATTCGCAGGAGTCGTTATCTGAATATCACGGGTCGCTGCACCCTGCGGTGTGCCTTCTGTCCTAAACACAATGGCAGTAAACAAATTCACGAGTATCAATTGGCATTGACCCACCAGCCCAAGCCGGAGGAAATTATCCCGCTGTTAGGCGAGGTGGAAGACTTTGAGGAATACGTGTTCTGCGGGTACGGTGAACCAACGATGAATCTGCCGACCCTGCTGGCCGTTGCTAAAGAAATCAAACGCCGTGGCGGCCGCGTGCGGGTCAATACCGATGGCTTAGGCAACCTAGTTCACAGACGCAACATTCTGCCCGAGTTAGCGGAGTGCGTGGATGGATTATCCATTTCCCTCAACGCCGACAATGAAGCCGCCTATAACCAACATTGCCGCCCAAAACTGGCAGGTTCCTACGCCGCCGTGAATGCCTTTATCGCCCTCGCACCCCATTATATCGAGCGGGTACAAGTCTCGGCGATTGAGGGATTAGAAGGGGTCGACATCGATCTTTGCCGCGAACAAGTGCTCGCCTCGGGCTGCGAGTTTAAGCACAGAGTGTTAGGCGCACTCGGCTAA
- a CDS encoding cytochrome C, with product MSINRRQALTRIIGISTAAAGATLMGTSAFAATNADGQYQLALGEKLKYVPLDAMATAKLAYETGGGCMHQVFHSVITMLAQSNSADADKFKTIPTALAGYGFAGVTGQGTLCGNLNAIGMLVNILDDINGQNSAVIANTFRYYENTTLPLSTPEFVAGIGSTAEKTALVGSSSKAMSVLCHSSISNWSRASGLPFAKKGERCYRLSASMAYYLVELLNRAYQGENIGALPGSKPSLEAQDCQVCHGSTSTLGSAASVKTDMECTTCHTGHFN from the coding sequence ATGAGCATTAATCGACGCCAAGCATTAACTCGCATTATCGGTATCAGCACGGCGGCTGCGGGCGCAACTTTAATGGGTACGTCAGCATTTGCGGCGACCAATGCCGACGGTCAATATCAATTAGCCCTCGGGGAAAAACTCAAATATGTGCCACTCGATGCCATGGCAACCGCAAAACTTGCCTACGAGACAGGTGGCGGCTGTATGCACCAAGTGTTTCACTCGGTTATCACTATGCTAGCGCAATCTAATAGTGCCGATGCCGACAAATTTAAAACCATTCCCACCGCCCTCGCGGGTTATGGTTTTGCTGGCGTCACGGGCCAAGGCACACTTTGCGGTAACCTCAACGCTATTGGTATGTTAGTCAACATCTTAGATGATATTAACGGCCAGAATAGCGCGGTTATCGCCAATACCTTCCGCTACTATGAAAACACCACCTTGCCACTATCGACCCCTGAGTTCGTTGCAGGTATCGGCTCAACAGCGGAAAAAACCGCCCTTGTTGGCAGTTCATCGAAAGCCATGAGTGTGCTGTGCCACTCCTCCATCAGTAACTGGTCACGGGCTTCTGGCCTGCCCTTCGCCAAGAAGGGTGAGCGCTGCTATCGCCTATCGGCCTCTATGGCCTATTACTTGGTGGAACTGCTAAACCGTGCCTATCAGGGCGAGAATATTGGCGCCCTCCCCGGCAGTAAACCCTCACTGGAAGCGCAGGATTGCCAAGTGTGCCACGGCAGCACCAGCACCTTAGGTTCGGCGGCAAGTGTTAAAACCGATATGGAATGCACCACGTGCCACACTGGCCACTTCAATTAA
- a CDS encoding efflux RND transporter permease subunit, with amino-acid sequence MDTQKGILAWFARNSVAANLLMWALLIGGLFSTVLINKEVFPSFNLNLLSITVAYPGAAPQEIEEGINIKIEEAIQDINGIKKVTSVASEGVGAITVEVEDDYDVQTVLDEAKLRLDAISTFPVNIEKPQIYKIEPENNVIWVSVYGDMSLHDMKELAKSVRDDLTQLPAVTRAKVTGVRDYEIGIEVSEDKLREYGLTFSQVALAVQNSSIDLPGGSIRAEDGDILLRTKGQAYTGDDFANIVVTTRADGSRVMLPQVATIKDDFEERLEYTRFNGKPAAIIEVTSVNDQNALDIAQQVKDYVEKRRATLPANAKLDTWGDLTHYLKGRLNMMMSNMFYGALLVFVILALFLDLKLAFWVMMGLPVCFLGTMLIMPLEPFSMTINMLTLFAFILVLGIVVDDAIVIGESAYSEVERHGHSIDNVIRGAQKVAMPATFGVLTTIAAFIPMLMVSGPMGIIWKSIGMVVIMCLAFSLVESKFILPAHLAHMKFRKPGEPTGFFGRFKDKFNNRVQHFIHHSYRNFLERCIQHRYNVVAAFIGVLILSIALVASGKVRWVFFPDIPSDFIQVQLEMDEGSSEQNTLKVVQDIEEALYKMNAKMEKDNGSEVVKHSFINMSSRTSAFIFAELTKGEDREVDGEAIAAAWREQLPELLSVKKLDFNASGNGGGGGDISFRLTSSDLEELSAAARELKQKLATYEGVYDIADNFSSGSHEIRLKIRPEAEALGLTLSDLARQVRYGFYGYEAQRILRNKEEIKVMVRYPLEQRRTVGYLENMLIRTPQGKSVPFSTVAEVEKGESYASITRVDGKRAITIIANANKHKVEPSKVVTEIQKDFLPQLQAKYPKIQTTLDGGSLDEQNAMVGLMQGFFFALFTIYALMAVPLKSYSQPLIIMSVIPFGIIGALFGHLIQGLAMSVLSLCGIVALAGVVVNDSLILVDFVNRAREQGQSVRQAAVDSGCYRFRAIILTSLTTFVGLVPIILERSLQAQIVIPMATSLAFGILFSTVVTLILVPLLYIILDDAKRVGSRFYHWWWRPKTSQERHLHTNETHKVSLDAFNEPDYKQD; translated from the coding sequence ATGGATACTCAAAAAGGGATCTTAGCCTGGTTTGCCCGCAACAGCGTGGCAGCCAACCTGTTAATGTGGGCGCTGCTGATTGGCGGTCTATTTAGCACAGTGTTGATTAATAAAGAGGTATTCCCCTCTTTTAACCTTAACTTATTGAGCATTACCGTTGCTTATCCCGGCGCTGCGCCGCAGGAAATCGAAGAAGGCATCAACATCAAGATTGAAGAAGCCATCCAAGATATCAACGGGATTAAAAAAGTCACTTCGGTTGCCAGTGAAGGGGTTGGCGCCATCACGGTCGAAGTCGAAGATGACTACGACGTGCAAACCGTGCTCGACGAAGCCAAGTTACGATTGGACGCGATCTCCACCTTTCCGGTGAACATCGAAAAACCGCAAATCTATAAAATCGAACCCGAAAACAACGTGATTTGGGTGTCGGTCTACGGTGATATGTCGCTGCACGATATGAAGGAGTTGGCTAAATCGGTACGTGATGATTTGACCCAACTTCCCGCCGTGACCCGCGCGAAAGTCACGGGTGTGCGCGACTATGAAATCGGTATCGAAGTCTCAGAAGATAAGCTGCGGGAATACGGCTTAACCTTCTCGCAAGTCGCCTTGGCGGTGCAAAACTCTTCTATCGACTTGCCGGGCGGTTCGATCCGCGCCGAAGATGGCGACATTCTGCTACGAACGAAAGGCCAAGCCTATACTGGCGATGATTTTGCCAATATCGTCGTCACTACCCGCGCCGATGGTAGCCGAGTGATGTTGCCTCAGGTGGCAACCATTAAGGACGATTTTGAAGAACGTTTAGAGTACACCCGCTTCAACGGCAAGCCAGCGGCCATTATTGAAGTGACCAGCGTTAACGATCAAAACGCCCTCGACATCGCTCAACAGGTCAAAGACTACGTAGAGAAACGCCGAGCCACTCTGCCAGCCAATGCAAAATTAGACACTTGGGGAGATTTAACCCACTACCTCAAGGGCCGTTTGAACATGATGATGTCGAACATGTTTTATGGCGCCCTGTTAGTGTTTGTGATCTTAGCTCTGTTCCTCGATCTCAAACTCGCCTTTTGGGTGATGATGGGATTACCCGTGTGTTTCCTCGGCACTATGCTCATCATGCCGTTGGAACCTTTCTCCATGACCATCAACATGCTGACATTGTTCGCCTTTATTCTCGTCTTGGGGATAGTGGTCGACGATGCGATTGTGATAGGTGAAAGCGCCTACAGTGAGGTCGAGCGGCACGGACACTCGATTGATAACGTGATCCGCGGGGCGCAAAAAGTGGCCATGCCCGCCACCTTCGGGGTATTAACCACTATCGCCGCCTTTATTCCTATGTTGATGGTTTCTGGCCCCATGGGGATTATTTGGAAATCCATCGGCATGGTGGTCATCATGTGTCTGGCATTTTCACTGGTGGAATCTAAATTTATCCTGCCAGCGCACTTAGCCCACATGAAGTTCAGAAAACCAGGTGAACCCACGGGTTTCTTTGGTCGCTTCAAGGACAAATTTAACAATCGTGTTCAGCACTTTATTCACCACAGTTACCGCAACTTCCTCGAGCGCTGTATCCAACATCGCTACAACGTCGTCGCGGCCTTTATCGGAGTATTGATTTTATCCATAGCCTTAGTCGCCAGCGGCAAAGTGCGCTGGGTGTTCTTCCCCGACATTCCATCGGACTTTATCCAAGTACAGCTAGAAATGGATGAAGGCAGCTCAGAGCAGAACACCCTCAAGGTGGTACAGGATATTGAAGAAGCCCTGTACAAGATGAACGCTAAAATGGAGAAGGACAACGGCAGCGAAGTGGTGAAGCATAGCTTTATCAACATGAGCTCGCGCACCTCCGCCTTTATCTTTGCCGAACTGACCAAGGGCGAAGACCGAGAAGTGGATGGCGAGGCTATTGCCGCCGCATGGCGCGAACAATTGCCAGAATTACTGTCGGTGAAGAAGCTCGACTTCAACGCCAGCGGGAACGGCGGTGGCGGTGGTGACATATCCTTTAGATTGACCTCGAGCGATCTCGAAGAATTATCAGCAGCCGCCCGCGAGCTTAAGCAAAAGCTCGCCACCTACGAAGGTGTGTATGATATTGCCGATAACTTCTCTTCGGGCAGCCATGAGATCCGCTTAAAGATCCGCCCCGAGGCCGAAGCGCTTGGCTTAACCTTGTCTGATTTAGCTCGCCAAGTCCGTTATGGCTTCTATGGTTATGAAGCACAACGTATTTTGCGTAATAAAGAAGAAATCAAGGTCATGGTGCGCTACCCCTTGGAGCAGCGCCGTACCGTTGGCTATCTCGAGAATATGTTGATCCGCACGCCGCAGGGCAAGTCGGTACCTTTCTCTACCGTTGCCGAGGTTGAAAAAGGCGAATCCTACGCCTCAATCACCCGTGTCGATGGCAAGCGGGCAATTACCATTATTGCGAATGCCAACAAACACAAGGTGGAACCTTCTAAGGTTGTTACTGAAATACAAAAGGATTTCCTGCCGCAGTTACAGGCCAAGTATCCTAAAATCCAAACCACCCTCGATGGCGGCAGTTTGGATGAACAGAATGCTATGGTCGGTCTAATGCAGGGCTTCTTCTTTGCGCTGTTTACCATTTATGCCTTAATGGCGGTGCCGCTTAAGTCATACAGCCAGCCACTGATCATTATGTCAGTGATCCCCTTCGGGATTATCGGCGCGTTGTTTGGGCATTTGATCCAAGGTCTTGCCATGAGCGTCTTGAGTCTCTGTGGTATCGTCGCGCTCGCCGGGGTAGTGGTAAACGACTCCTTGATCTTGGTGGACTTTGTAAACCGTGCGCGGGAACAAGGGCAATCGGTCAGACAAGCGGCGGTAGATTCAGGATGTTATCGCTTCAGGGCGATTATCTTGACCTCATTGACCACCTTCGTCGGTCTTGTGCCTATTATTCTTGAGCGCAGCCTACAGGCGCAGATTGTGATCCCTATGGCGACTTCCCTTGCCTTCGGTATCCTGTTCTCGACTGTGGTGACCTTAATTTTGGTGCCTTTACTGTACATCATTCTCGATGATGCGAAACGCGTTGGAAGCCGCTTCTACCATTGGTGGTGGCGTCCAAAAACATCGCAGGAGAGACATTTACATACCAATGAGACCCACAAGGTGTCCTTAGACGCCTTTAATGAACCTGACTATAAACAGGATTAG
- a CDS encoding PAS domain-containing protein, whose protein sequence is MLKKNPNLHPLAPLLSLTQGLHWSHQRLLAVASQLSMLVIGMIILTNLIITLGERRLQEEWATQRYSELQTIGTLITDKVAFQQFRTQLFAKDELLKQYLKNPTASSQQKLQASWQELVQHIPELLGIALFDPQGNYKFATPSNFSQDALPAALLGSSRNLGGKEVFTSPLEFVPLNGMLEPYMYQMTWLEKPDQSSMGYLITYNSIVQMLEAIKPAFSSNKSPMLVLDTQGLLYAGVSELAPLTHIPDTLGASLRQSYPALWREMSMSNFGQFHGEDATFVYLKVELTNQPELRREYFLLSYIRNDDIASKFSQWQNIVIVAALILTLLAAWVILLSHMYRLQYRSRQYSIDVANALFNNDIGFILANEQARIISANPKAAEATQVPQDELTDRSLQRALNLDDLTHAQMLDQVHRQGEWQGKLSLDNDKGSRLSVCVRQAPRLGRGLPHLLVSLEDISAMIDCQNQAFLSDLLCDTTVATALTDANGKLIKINPVFDQLMQLNGDLNHDLASLLANDLGNQWQRITAQISMQGQWQGQILCSPNLRHSNCLQATLKGHVAADGEIDYIICTLEQAADSLRGAEPRSFVPHRSTILQHLTDLERYFASLSPQSRNHSSLLVMDINPEGLLSHMSDIDQLETRQQEVEVQLLLEIPTHYQILHWQLGKLLLLLPDTDATAAHHFALNTIEKLNSNGLGEGISIGIASYQEGQSLEQYLSNAEVALKRAKQNNDQNIGQAFTRQP, encoded by the coding sequence ATGCTGAAAAAGAACCCTAACCTACACCCACTCGCGCCATTACTTTCATTGACCCAAGGGCTGCATTGGTCTCACCAACGCCTGTTGGCTGTCGCGAGCCAGTTATCAATGCTGGTGATAGGTATGATTATTTTAACCAACTTAATCATTACCTTAGGTGAACGTCGGTTACAGGAAGAATGGGCAACCCAAAGATATAGCGAACTACAAACCATAGGCACGCTGATCACAGATAAGGTCGCCTTCCAGCAATTTCGCACTCAGCTATTTGCCAAAGACGAATTACTCAAGCAGTACCTCAAAAATCCAACGGCCTCGTCTCAACAGAAATTACAGGCAAGTTGGCAGGAGCTAGTACAGCATATTCCCGAACTCCTCGGGATTGCCCTGTTCGATCCCCAAGGTAATTATAAGTTTGCGACACCTTCAAACTTCAGTCAGGACGCGCTACCTGCCGCCCTGTTAGGCTCAAGCCGCAACTTAGGTGGCAAAGAAGTCTTTACCTCACCCTTAGAGTTTGTGCCCCTCAATGGCATGCTCGAACCCTATATGTATCAAATGACTTGGCTTGAGAAACCCGATCAAAGCTCCATGGGTTATTTGATTACCTACAACTCGATTGTGCAGATGCTAGAAGCGATAAAGCCTGCATTTTCAAGCAATAAATCACCGATGCTAGTGTTAGATACCCAAGGGTTGCTCTATGCCGGTGTAAGTGAACTCGCGCCCTTAACCCATATTCCCGATACCTTAGGGGCCAGTTTACGCCAGAGTTATCCGGCGCTGTGGCGGGAAATGTCGATGAGCAACTTTGGCCAGTTCCATGGCGAAGATGCCACCTTCGTGTACCTCAAAGTCGAGTTAACTAACCAGCCAGAACTGCGCCGCGAGTACTTTTTACTCTCTTATATTCGTAACGATGATATCGCCTCTAAGTTTTCCCAATGGCAGAACATCGTCATCGTCGCCGCGCTAATCCTGACCTTACTGGCCGCTTGGGTGATCTTACTCAGCCATATGTACCGCCTGCAGTATCGCTCGCGCCAATACAGTATCGATGTGGCTAATGCATTATTTAACAATGATATCGGCTTTATCCTCGCCAATGAGCAGGCACGAATTATCAGTGCTAACCCTAAGGCGGCCGAGGCGACTCAAGTGCCGCAGGATGAGCTCACTGACCGCAGCCTGCAGCGCGCGCTGAATCTCGACGACCTGACCCACGCGCAAATGCTCGACCAAGTGCATAGACAAGGTGAGTGGCAAGGCAAGCTGTCGCTAGACAATGATAAGGGCTCAAGACTTAGCGTGTGCGTACGCCAAGCGCCGAGATTGGGGCGCGGCTTACCGCATCTGTTAGTCTCCCTTGAAGATATTAGCGCCATGATCGATTGCCAGAATCAAGCCTTCTTAAGCGACTTACTCTGCGATACGACTGTGGCCACAGCGCTGACGGACGCCAATGGTAAGCTGATAAAAATCAATCCAGTATTCGATCAACTGATGCAGCTTAATGGCGATTTGAATCATGATTTAGCCTCACTGCTCGCCAACGATCTGGGTAACCAGTGGCAGCGGATCACCGCTCAGATCAGCATGCAAGGCCAATGGCAAGGGCAAATCCTCTGCTCACCCAATCTGCGCCATTCCAATTGTTTACAGGCCACCTTAAAGGGTCATGTGGCCGCCGACGGTGAGATTGATTACATCATCTGTACCTTAGAGCAAGCCGCCGATAGCCTAAGGGGCGCCGAGCCGCGCAGCTTTGTGCCGCACCGCAGCACCATTTTGCAGCATCTCACCGATTTAGAACGCTATTTTGCATCGCTTTCCCCCCAAAGCCGCAACCACTCAAGCCTGCTAGTGATGGATATCAACCCCGAGGGTTTACTCAGCCATATGAGTGATATCGACCAACTCGAGACGCGTCAGCAGGAAGTGGAAGTGCAGCTCTTGCTCGAGATCCCTACCCATTACCAAATCCTTCACTGGCAACTCGGTAAACTGTTGTTGTTACTGCCAGATACCGATGCCACGGCGGCGCATCACTTCGCCCTAAATACCATAGAAAAGCTCAACAGCAATGGCTTAGGTGAAGGGATTAGCATTGGGATTGCCAGCTATCAGGAAGGACAAAGCCTAGAGCAATACCTCAGCAATGCCGAGGTGGCGCTCAAACGGGCGAAGCAGAATAACGATCAGAATATCGGCCAAGCCTTTACTCGTCAGCCTTAG